In Nitrosarchaeum sp., a genomic segment contains:
- the psmB gene encoding archaeal proteasome endopeptidase complex subunit beta — protein MSNNVEEKILHGTTTVGIKAKDGVVLCADMRASAGYFIANNNTMKIQKIDAHAGLTLAGGVADAQNIVDILRYHSNLHRVEKQGPISIHSLARLCSLIFHQNRGYPFMADILVGGYDANGPALFNIDMFGSVEQKSYVTTGSGSPVAYGLLEEEYRSDLTVEEAKKIALRAVKAAIVRNIGTGDGINIAVMDKDGFRLLTEEQKKAVIEL, from the coding sequence TTGTCAAATAATGTTGAAGAAAAAATTCTGCACGGGACTACCACTGTAGGTATCAAGGCTAAAGACGGTGTTGTCTTATGCGCTGATATGAGAGCCAGTGCTGGATATTTTATTGCAAATAACAATACTATGAAAATTCAAAAAATTGATGCACACGCAGGCTTGACTTTAGCTGGAGGTGTAGCAGATGCTCAAAACATTGTGGATATACTTCGTTATCATTCAAATCTTCATAGAGTAGAAAAACAGGGACCAATTTCAATTCATTCTCTTGCTAGACTCTGTTCTCTCATATTTCATCAGAATCGTGGTTATCCATTCATGGCAGATATTCTTGTTGGTGGTTATGATGCAAATGGTCCTGCATTATTTAATATCGACATGTTTGGTTCAGTTGAACAAAAATCTTATGTAACAACAGGTAGTGGCTCTCCTGTAGCATATGGTTTGTTAGAAGAAGAATATAGATCAGATCTAACAGTAGAAGAAGCAAAAAAAATTGCTCTAAGAGCAGTAAAAGCCGCAATAGTTAGAAACATAGGTACTGGCGATGGAATTAACATCGCAGTTATGGATAAAGACGGATTCCGTCTTTTGACTGAAGAACAAAAGAAAGCAGTCATCGAACTTTAG
- a CDS encoding sn-glycerol-1-phosphate dehydrogenase — protein MTKSHDRMQSHTMELPRLIEIGERNIGDFGKFVNSLNKSKRISLISGTNVTKIIQKKIESSLKSNKIKFVWHMSGNNTIPAINTIQKDVKKDQSELIAGIGGGRSVDTAKMIAFNLDKPFVSVPTAASHDGMASPFVSIVGDKPHSIVASAPLGVFVDIDIIRKAPPKLLASGCGDLIANIIAVKDWRLGHEKTGEYYGRYSADLALMSAKIVMENSSHYAKNGLDVRIIVEALISAGVASCIAGSSRPCSGAEHLFSHALDKIAPGRGLHGEKCGIGSIMMAKLQGQDWKKIVKTLKDVGAPTSAKQIGLKSEEIVTALMIAQELRPERYTILKEIEMTEKKALNLAKVTNVI, from the coding sequence ATGACAAAAAGTCATGATCGTATGCAGTCGCATACGATGGAACTGCCCAGGCTCATTGAAATTGGGGAGAGAAACATAGGTGATTTTGGAAAGTTTGTTAATTCTCTCAATAAATCAAAAAGAATTTCATTAATCAGCGGAACAAATGTAACAAAAATTATTCAGAAAAAAATTGAAAGTTCGTTAAAATCCAATAAAATAAAATTCGTTTGGCATATGTCTGGAAACAATACAATTCCAGCCATAAATACGATCCAAAAAGACGTAAAAAAAGATCAAAGTGAGTTGATTGCAGGTATTGGAGGAGGTCGTTCTGTAGATACTGCTAAAATGATTGCATTTAATCTAGATAAACCGTTTGTAAGTGTACCAACAGCTGCTTCGCATGACGGAATGGCAAGTCCATTTGTTTCTATTGTTGGCGATAAACCGCACTCAATTGTTGCATCAGCACCGTTAGGAGTATTTGTAGATATTGATATAATTCGTAAAGCGCCTCCAAAACTTTTAGCTAGTGGTTGTGGTGATCTTATTGCAAATATTATAGCTGTTAAAGATTGGCGGTTAGGACATGAAAAAACAGGTGAGTATTACGGTAGATATTCTGCAGATTTAGCATTGATGAGTGCAAAAATAGTTATGGAAAATTCAAGTCATTATGCTAAAAACGGACTAGATGTAAGAATAATTGTTGAAGCATTGATTAGTGCAGGAGTTGCGTCTTGTATTGCAGGTAGTAGTAGACCATGTTCAGGAGCAGAACATCTTTTTTCACATGCTTTAGATAAGATTGCACCTGGAAGAGGTCTTCATGGAGAGAAATGTGGTATTGGTTCTATTATGATGGCAAAGTTACAAGGACAAGATTGGAAAAAAATTGTAAAAACGTTAAAAGATGTTGGTGCACCAACATCAGCAAAACAAATTGGTTTAAAATCTGAAGAAATTGTAACTGCTCTAATGATTGCACAAGAATTAAGGCCTGAAAGATATACTATTTTAAAAGAAATTGAAATGACAGAGAAAAAGGCGTTGAATCTTGCAAAAGTAACTAATGTAATTTGA
- a CDS encoding peptidylprolyl isomerase, translated as MTFNKGSLILIDYTAKVKDNAEVFDTTIEEDAKKHSIHESNVKYQPKLVSIGEVSYPVLKGLDEALAKTSVGDKLTIEVTPDKGFGERDSGKVRMIPIRKLGEDAEKVSVGDTIEVDNKRGIIRYIGSGRVQIDYNHRYAGKTILYDVNVVKSLETPNDKVDGILKNRLPLEDSKIAFELKDKEVNITIPEEILRADGLQIMKHFIQLDIFKFVPSLEKVNFIETHVNKQTQTKKAETKEEKSPEPKTA; from the coding sequence TTGACTTTCAATAAAGGTTCATTGATACTAATTGATTATACTGCTAAGGTTAAAGATAATGCAGAAGTTTTTGATACTACTATAGAAGAAGATGCAAAAAAACATTCTATTCATGAATCAAATGTAAAATATCAACCAAAGCTTGTTTCAATTGGTGAAGTATCCTATCCTGTTCTCAAAGGATTAGATGAAGCATTAGCTAAAACTTCAGTAGGTGATAAACTCACAATTGAAGTTACTCCTGACAAGGGCTTTGGCGAACGTGATTCTGGTAAAGTTAGAATGATTCCAATTAGAAAACTTGGTGAAGACGCTGAAAAAGTTTCTGTAGGCGATACAATTGAGGTTGATAATAAGAGAGGAATTATAAGATATATTGGTTCAGGAAGAGTCCAAATTGATTATAATCACAGATACGCAGGTAAAACAATTCTTTATGATGTTAATGTAGTAAAATCACTTGAAACTCCAAACGATAAAGTCGATGGTATTCTAAAAAATAGACTGCCTTTAGAAGATTCAAAGATTGCATTTGAATTAAAAGATAAAGAAGTAAACATCACAATTCCTGAAGAAATACTACGAGCTGATGGACTTCAAATAATGAAACACTTCATACAATTAGATATTTTCAAATTTGTTCCATCATTAGAGAAAGTCAACTTTATTGAAACACATGTAAATAAACAAACTCAGACAAAGAAAGCTGAAACTAAAGAAGAAAAATCACCAGAACCAAAAACAGCTTAA
- a CDS encoding alanine--glyoxylate aminotransferase family protein has translation MEYLSMLPGPTNVPDRVMRAMLAPIINHRSDDFVELYTDVVEKTQQVFQTKNDIVALSASGTGAVEASVINIVKKGDKIIIPVNGEFSGRLAELIEAQGAHVIKLQTPPGENATFDKIKEAFDNNKDVKAFYVVHNETSTGTMVNYLDRISDLTSRNDAMYVVDSVSILGGVNLPVDKWNIDVCMTGAQKAIAAPPGISPISISAKAKKYMIANPPPTMYFNLARYFKYYEESKHTPFTPALPLLYAYREALSIMLEEGLEHVFKRHKICSDALYSGLSAIGLTPFAKKEDRSISIIALNYLDGLEDKIFRDTLAEKFRVLVAGGFGNLKGKVFRVGCMGEVNKYHVMRTISAISSTLAMMGYDADAQAGLKTAEEKLKAL, from the coding sequence TTGGAATATTTGTCAATGCTTCCTGGTCCTACAAATGTACCTGATAGAGTTATGAGAGCAATGCTTGCTCCAATAATTAATCATAGAAGTGATGACTTTGTTGAATTATACACAGATGTAGTTGAAAAAACACAACAAGTTTTTCAAACTAAAAATGATATAGTTGCATTATCTGCATCAGGAACTGGAGCAGTAGAAGCAAGCGTAATTAATATTGTAAAAAAAGGCGACAAAATCATAATTCCTGTAAATGGGGAATTTAGCGGTAGACTTGCAGAACTAATTGAAGCTCAAGGAGCTCATGTAATTAAACTTCAAACTCCTCCTGGAGAAAATGCAACTTTTGATAAAATAAAAGAAGCTTTTGATAATAACAAAGATGTCAAAGCATTCTATGTTGTTCACAATGAAACATCTACAGGAACAATGGTAAATTATCTTGATCGAATATCTGATTTAACCTCACGTAACGATGCAATGTATGTTGTAGATTCTGTTTCTATACTTGGTGGTGTTAATCTTCCAGTTGATAAATGGAATATTGATGTATGTATGACTGGTGCACAAAAAGCAATCGCTGCACCTCCTGGAATTTCTCCAATATCTATTAGTGCTAAAGCCAAAAAATACATGATTGCTAATCCTCCACCTACAATGTATTTCAATTTAGCAAGATATTTCAAATATTATGAAGAATCAAAACATACTCCATTTACTCCAGCATTGCCTTTACTTTATGCATATAGAGAAGCATTATCCATTATGTTAGAAGAAGGACTTGAACATGTATTCAAACGACATAAGATTTGTTCTGACGCACTGTATTCTGGTTTAAGTGCAATAGGTTTAACACCATTTGCCAAAAAAGAAGATCGTTCAATATCCATAATTGCATTAAATTACTTAGATGGTCTAGAAGACAAAATTTTCAGAGATACATTAGCTGAAAAATTCAGAGTGTTGGTAGCAGGTGGATTTGGAAATCTCAAAGGTAAAGTTTTCAGAGTGGGATGTATGGGAGAAGTTAACAAATATCATGTTATGAGAACAATATCTGCAATTTCATCAACATTGGCAATGATGGGTTATGATGCAGATGCCCAAGCAGGTCTTAAAACAGCTGAAGAAAAACTAAAAGCTCTATAA
- a CDS encoding nicotinamide-nucleotide adenylyltransferase — translation MNGLLIGRFQPFHLGHLDALRFALSKVDKLWVGLGSSNKSLDKNNPFSAEERKEMILSSIDDSMKQRIQIYFIPDLDNHIKWIEFINTIVPKFDIIFTNDELTEHLYSKRNVTVLSIPFVKRDILSGTNIRNMIISDQKWEDLVPEGTKHFLNKISGKQRLKNL, via the coding sequence ATGAATGGATTACTAATAGGGAGATTTCAACCATTTCACTTAGGTCATTTAGATGCTTTACGTTTTGCATTATCCAAAGTTGATAAATTATGGGTAGGATTAGGCAGCTCCAATAAATCCTTAGACAAAAACAATCCATTTTCTGCTGAAGAACGAAAAGAAATGATTCTATCTTCAATTGATGATTCTATGAAACAAAGAATTCAAATCTATTTCATTCCAGATCTGGATAATCACATTAAATGGATTGAATTTATCAATACAATAGTTCCAAAATTTGATATTATTTTTACTAATGATGAATTAACTGAACATCTTTATTCAAAACGTAATGTTACAGTACTGTCAATTCCATTTGTCAAAAGAGATATTCTCTCCGGAACAAATATTCGAAATATGATAATATCCGATCAAAAATGGGAGGATCTTGTTCCTGAAGGAACTAAACATTTTTTGAATAAAATTAGTGGTAAACAACGATTGAAAAATCTCTAA